A stretch of Bradyrhizobium sp. AZCC 2262 DNA encodes these proteins:
- a CDS encoding substrate-binding periplasmic protein has translation MTRALSPRYGLARYAASLALLMLWNASADARSLETVIERGALTLCASPNALPFASKNGPIPGFQVELGEQIARQLGVKLTREWVVSAIQYRRADCDLVLDVIARKDTPPAGGVQVSRPYHRSGVVLAVRGDSPASSLANLGSDQRVGVPVGSLVSMTLAKGGAATSPFVFEDDIVAALANREIEAAAVTPMTVGWFNLQHADKPLRLIPAFDNDQDLNWNIAAGLLRPDDKLRARVDTAIEALLADGTIARIYARYGIELRAPQ, from the coding sequence ATGACTAGAGCGTTGTCCCCGCGATATGGCCTAGCCCGATACGCGGCAAGCCTCGCGCTGCTGATGCTCTGGAACGCGTCAGCGGATGCCCGCTCGCTGGAAACCGTCATCGAGCGCGGCGCGTTGACGCTCTGCGCCAGCCCCAACGCGCTGCCGTTTGCAAGCAAGAACGGACCGATCCCGGGATTTCAGGTCGAACTCGGCGAGCAAATTGCCCGGCAACTCGGTGTCAAGCTGACGCGGGAGTGGGTGGTCAGTGCGATCCAGTATCGCCGCGCCGATTGCGACCTCGTGCTCGATGTCATCGCCCGCAAGGACACACCGCCCGCGGGCGGTGTGCAGGTATCGCGTCCTTATCATCGCAGTGGCGTCGTGCTCGCGGTGCGGGGCGATTCGCCGGCGTCGTCGCTGGCCAATCTCGGCTCCGATCAGCGGGTCGGGGTGCCGGTCGGCTCGCTGGTCTCCATGACGCTTGCCAAGGGCGGCGCTGCCACGTCTCCGTTCGTGTTCGAGGACGATATTGTCGCAGCGTTGGCCAATCGCGAGATCGAGGCGGCCGCCGTCACACCAATGACGGTCGGCTGGTTCAACCTGCAGCATGCCGACAAGCCGCTGCGCCTGATTCCGGCGTTCGACAACGACCAGGATCTGAACTGGAATATTGCTGCCGGGCTGCTTCGCCCCGACGACAAGCTGCGAGCGCGTGTCGATACGGCAATCGAGGCCCTGCTAGCCGATGGCACCATCGCGCGGATCTATGCGCGCTATGGTATCGAGCTGCGAGCGCCGCAGTGA
- a CDS encoding c-type cytochrome — translation MRIRFLIVACLAIILPWLSTASFAQQPNSASPANPLPQAEASPDDIEGGKMFATTCGFCHQDGGRHAGRGPKLSKSERSDEYIVERIKKGKAGSMPAYGGVFSDGQIVAILAYIRGLDD, via the coding sequence ATGCGAATAAGGTTTCTGATTGTTGCTTGCCTGGCCATCATCTTGCCATGGCTGTCGACCGCTTCGTTTGCGCAACAGCCCAACTCAGCCAGCCCTGCGAATCCGCTGCCGCAAGCCGAAGCCTCGCCGGACGATATCGAGGGCGGGAAAATGTTCGCTACCACCTGCGGCTTTTGCCACCAGGATGGCGGCCGTCATGCGGGCAGGGGCCCGAAGCTGTCGAAGTCCGAGCGCAGCGACGAATACATCGTCGAGCGTATCAAGAAGGGCAAGGCGGGCTCCATGCCCGCCTATGGCGGGGTGTTCAGTGACGGCCAGATCGTCGCGATCCTGGCCTACATTCGAGGGCTCGATGACTAG
- a CDS encoding pyrroloquinoline quinone-dependent dehydrogenase — MIFHERYLAGCAALAVAALVTVSPTRAQDAAALNAEAAQNDWPTHHGTYKSYHYSGLDQINTGNVKNLEVAWMHFPERATRGIQSTPLAIGGVLYYSGSYSRVYALDGATGKTIWAYAPELDEELVAKQTHSPYNRGIAIGHGNLYVGTVDGRLIALDVKSGKQVWDTKLLDSKRMTVGFTGAPLVVKDMVIIGAQGGEWPHRGPIFGVDGKTGQKKWEFFTVAGTEEAKATWGGDSWRTGGGGGWMPGAYDPETNSVWWGTANPAPLYDWGGADWKKSGARPGDNLYTTSVIALDPDTGKLKFHHQELPHDAWDFDSSVGEFVMIDRGGKKLVVHANKGGYIFVYDRSNAKVENVWPLVKNINFVKSIDPKTGELIGRRDLAEGKVDPPLCPAIMGGISWNSGAYSPKNGLFYRIGQEWCMELTVEKTTPILEPMAQLNIGATFKAVAPPDGPARGHLSARDPVTGAKKWEVTYPQPPLASVLATAGNLVFVPDSVGIVHAYNADTGEELWSRNNGMGHNAGIISYMAGGKQYVAVPAGWGSLVGDEFVALFGEPFKSMPKNTGALVVFALRQ; from the coding sequence ATGATTTTCCATGAACGATATCTTGCCGGCTGCGCCGCGCTGGCGGTGGCAGCACTAGTCACCGTCTCGCCGACGCGCGCTCAGGACGCCGCGGCGCTGAATGCCGAGGCGGCCCAGAACGACTGGCCGACGCATCACGGCACCTACAAGTCCTACCATTACAGCGGCCTCGACCAGATCAACACCGGCAACGTCAAGAATCTCGAAGTCGCGTGGATGCATTTCCCGGAGCGCGCGACCCGCGGCATTCAGTCGACGCCGCTCGCCATCGGCGGCGTGTTGTACTATTCGGGCTCCTACAGCCGTGTCTACGCGCTGGACGGAGCGACCGGCAAGACAATCTGGGCGTATGCGCCGGAGCTCGACGAGGAACTGGTCGCCAAGCAGACGCACTCGCCCTACAACCGCGGCATCGCGATCGGACACGGCAATCTCTATGTCGGCACGGTCGACGGGCGCCTGATCGCGCTCGACGTGAAGTCCGGCAAGCAGGTGTGGGACACCAAGCTGCTGGATTCCAAGAGGATGACGGTTGGCTTCACCGGCGCGCCGCTGGTGGTCAAGGACATGGTGATCATCGGCGCCCAGGGTGGCGAATGGCCCCATCGCGGACCGATCTTCGGGGTGGACGGCAAGACCGGACAGAAGAAATGGGAGTTCTTCACCGTCGCCGGTACCGAAGAGGCCAAGGCGACCTGGGGTGGCGACTCCTGGCGAACTGGCGGCGGCGGCGGCTGGATGCCGGGAGCCTATGATCCGGAAACCAATTCAGTGTGGTGGGGTACCGCGAACCCGGCGCCGCTCTACGACTGGGGGGGCGCGGACTGGAAGAAGAGCGGAGCGCGGCCGGGCGATAATCTCTACACGACATCGGTCATTGCGCTCGATCCCGATACCGGCAAGCTCAAATTCCACCATCAGGAGCTGCCGCACGATGCCTGGGACTTCGACTCTTCGGTCGGCGAATTCGTCATGATCGACCGTGGCGGCAAGAAGCTCGTCGTGCACGCCAACAAGGGCGGGTACATCTTCGTCTATGATCGTTCCAACGCCAAGGTCGAGAACGTCTGGCCGCTGGTAAAGAACATCAACTTCGTCAAGAGCATCGATCCGAAGACCGGCGAACTGATCGGACGCCGCGACCTCGCGGAAGGCAAGGTGGACCCGCCGCTGTGCCCGGCGATCATGGGCGGCATCAGCTGGAACTCCGGCGCCTACAGCCCCAAGAACGGGCTGTTCTACCGGATCGGGCAGGAGTGGTGCATGGAGCTGACCGTCGAGAAGACCACGCCGATCCTGGAGCCGATGGCCCAGCTTAACATCGGTGCCACGTTCAAGGCTGTGGCGCCTCCGGATGGACCGGCCCGTGGTCATCTTAGCGCCCGCGACCCCGTCACCGGCGCCAAGAAGTGGGAGGTCACCTACCCGCAGCCGCCGCTCGCCAGCGTGCTCGCCACCGCGGGCAATCTGGTGTTCGTGCCGGATTCCGTAGGCATCGTGCACGCCTATAATGCGGACACTGGCGAAGAGCTCTGGTCGCGCAACAACGGCATGGGACATAACGCGGGCATCATCAGCTACATGGCCGGCGGCAAGCAGTACGTCGCCGTACCGGCGGGCTGGGGCAGCCTGGTGGGCGACGAGTTTGTCGCGCTCTTTGGCGAGCCCTTCAAGAGCATGCCGAAGAATACCGGTGCCCTGGTTGTCTTCGCGCTCAGGCAATGA
- a CDS encoding amidohydrolase family protein produces MSTWLSEREQRLVAGAEAASAATPIPTQIVSNGEYLPPPQSATQKKVEARINELADLNGKHLGLSRRQFLHTSCGMAAAFLAMNDIYGNVFQVAPAEAREPELMQARAQGLAGQFIFDVQTHFVRDEFDHKELLGLADFASQHWNPKMKEEGVTSLARYKFQNYVKEIYYDSDTNMALLSGAPFDDPSWWLLSNEQIVKARELINDFAGSRRLLAHSVITPKQPGWMEEVDKAIEIYKPDSWKSYTIGDPLAPSKFPWRLDDEQVMYPFYEKAVKAGINTLCIHKGLLPPDYEKSFAGVWEYATAWDIGKAAKDWPQMNFVIYHSALRAFLELPDKAWAEFEQTGRIQWATDLAEIPQKFGVTNVYAELGTSFANSAVAHPKFCAALVGTLIKGMGVDHVMWGTDSVWYGSPQWQIEALRRLEIPVDMQKKYGFAPLGDANSDTKQLIFGGNATRFYKIRLKAADNTRMPAFSADRLAALKNEYALAAQEPSNLRYGYVRAA; encoded by the coding sequence ATGAGCACCTGGCTTAGTGAACGCGAGCAGCGCCTCGTAGCTGGCGCCGAGGCGGCATCGGCGGCAACGCCGATTCCCACCCAGATTGTTTCCAACGGCGAGTATCTGCCGCCCCCGCAGAGCGCGACACAAAAAAAGGTCGAGGCGCGGATCAACGAGCTTGCAGACCTGAACGGCAAGCACCTCGGCTTGAGCCGCAGGCAGTTCCTGCACACGAGCTGCGGCATGGCGGCGGCATTCCTCGCCATGAACGACATCTACGGCAATGTCTTCCAGGTCGCACCCGCGGAGGCCCGCGAGCCCGAGCTGATGCAGGCGCGCGCGCAAGGCCTCGCCGGCCAGTTCATCTTCGACGTCCAGACCCATTTCGTGCGCGACGAGTTCGATCACAAGGAGCTGCTGGGTCTGGCGGACTTTGCGAGCCAGCACTGGAATCCGAAGATGAAGGAGGAGGGCGTCACCTCGCTCGCCCGCTACAAGTTCCAGAACTATGTGAAAGAGATCTACTATGACAGCGACACCAACATGGCGCTGTTGAGCGGCGCGCCGTTCGACGATCCGAGCTGGTGGCTTCTGTCCAACGAGCAGATCGTCAAGGCCCGCGAACTCATCAATGACTTCGCGGGCTCGCGCCGCCTGCTGGCGCACAGCGTCATCACCCCGAAGCAGCCCGGCTGGATGGAGGAGGTCGACAAGGCGATCGAGATCTACAAGCCCGACTCCTGGAAGTCCTACACGATCGGCGATCCGCTGGCCCCCTCGAAATTCCCGTGGCGGCTCGACGACGAGCAGGTGATGTATCCGTTCTACGAAAAAGCGGTGAAGGCCGGCATCAACACGCTGTGCATCCACAAGGGGCTGCTGCCGCCCGATTACGAAAAATCGTTCGCTGGCGTGTGGGAATACGCAACTGCGTGGGACATCGGAAAGGCGGCGAAGGACTGGCCGCAGATGAACTTCGTGATCTATCACTCCGCGCTGCGGGCGTTCCTCGAGCTGCCGGACAAGGCCTGGGCGGAGTTCGAGCAGACCGGCCGCATCCAGTGGGCCACGGATCTCGCGGAAATCCCGCAGAAGTTCGGCGTCACCAATGTCTATGCCGAGCTCGGCACCTCCTTTGCCAACTCGGCGGTGGCACATCCGAAGTTCTGCGCCGCGCTGGTCGGCACGCTGATCAAGGGCATGGGGGTCGATCACGTCATGTGGGGAACTGACTCGGTCTGGTACGGCTCGCCGCAGTGGCAGATCGAGGCGCTGCGCCGCCTCGAAATTCCGGTGGACATGCAAAAGAAATACGGCTTTGCGCCACTTGGCGACGCCAATAGCGACACCAAGCAGCTGATCTTCGGCGGCAACGCCACCAGGTTCTACAAGATCAGGCTGAAGGCGGCTGACAACACCAGGATGCCGGCCTTTTCCGCAGACCGGCTTGCGGCGCTCAAGAACGAGTATGCGCTCGCGGCCCAGGAGCCCTCGAACCTGCGCTACGGCTACGTTCGCGCCGCGTAA